The Thalassomonas actiniarum genome contains the following window.
TCAACCTCATTGCTAATTTCTGTGTCGGTAAAAATACGGCCTTCGACCAGGGGCTGGTTAATAAGGTCGAAGTAGTTGTTATCAACCGGTTTGGTCTCTACCACCAGGCGTTCATTGGTTGAGACCACTACCTGGGCCCAAATGCCAAAACCGCTAAGGGGGGAAGCTGACTGGCTGATGGCTTCAACCTGCGGCAGTTGTGCTAATTTTGTCTTGAGCTCCTGCATGATCACCTTACGTTCTTCCCTGGATGGCGGTGTGCTTGTCGCCCCTGCCAGCACTAAGCTGGTGATATTGTTGGTTTCAAACCCTATGGGTTTGTCTATGGTATCAACGGCATCTTTAAACAAGCTGATATTGACAAAAACCAGGGCGGTGACTATCGCTACCTGGCTGATAATCAGTAACTGGCGAACTTTGTGCGATACCTGGATGCCGCTGCCTTTGCCGCTTGATTGCAGGGTGGAATTTAACGCCCGGTAATTGATCATATTGGCGCTTAATTTGGCAAAGAACAATGCCAGGACCAAGGTGATGGCAAGGGCGCAAAGCAAGGTAAAGCCGTTGAGGCTGAGTTCGTCAACCCTTGGCAGACGTTGTGCCAGGAAATGTTGCATGATCTCAAAGCCGCCAAGGGCAATGACCAGGGCGATGATAATCGACAGCGCCATCAATAAACCCGACTCGGCAAATAACCCCTTAAATAACTGCTTTTTGCTTGCCCCTATGGCGGCATGAATCGCCAGTTGTCTTTGTTGCTCGGCGGTACGGGACATGAATAAATTGGCAATATTGGCACAGGCGATAAGTACTAAGCCGATAACCCCCGCCAGTAACATGTACACGGTATCCCGGTTATCCCCCAGGATCACCGACTGTAAGCTGGTGATCTCACTGGTCAGGCTCCAGCCCTTGAAAAAATCCATACCGGCGACATTTTCCTGCCAGACATCATTCATTAACGGCGTGAGTATTTGTTTTGCCTGGCTCAGGCTATGTTTGTCATTGAGTTTACCGATAAACAACTGAGTATCGTTGATATTACTCCAGGATTTGCGCAGGTTTTCCGGGGCTTCGTTAAAATCCCAGGGCATAAATACCTGGCTGTTGAGGCCGGTAGTAAAGATTTGCGGTTCGATAAAGTCTTCGCTTAAGACCCCGATAATGCTGAAGCTGGTGCCTGAAAAGCTGACTTTTTGCGATAAAATATCGGCATCGCCGGAAAATTCCTCTTGCCAGGTGCGGTAGCTCAATATCGCCACCGGGTTGTTGGTGTTCAGGGCTTCGCTGTCTTCAAAGGTGCGACCCAGTGCCATTTCAACCCCGAGCAGGTTAAACCACTCAGGGGTTATAAAGGCGGTTTTCATGGTCGGTTGTGCGGGGGAGCTGGTGAGGACATCTTCACCAAAATAGAGCAGGGCGCTTTCATCAAAAATGGTTTGTTTTTGATATAAATGCATTAAACTCGGGTAGGTAAAAGCCTTGCCGACGCCTTCTTTATTGGCATCGACAAACTCTGAATCGACCCGGTATAAGCGTTCCTGATCCGGGTAGGGCAGAGGTTTAGCTATCAGTACATAAGCCAAAGTTAATATACATAACAGCGCCCCCAGGGTGATGCCCATAGTGGTGATAACCGTGCCGACAAAGCCGGGCTTTTTGCGCAAACTGGCCCAGGCCTGTTTTTGCCGATAATACAATAAACTCATACAGCCTCCTTGTTATCAGGCGCAGGCACTGGCCGTGATTAACATACAGATGTCGGGTGATTTCAGTTGAGTATCAATGGATGCCATCATATTGGCGTAGAAGAGTTCCCTCATACCGCCTCTTTGATGCTCGCTCCCGGTACAGGCGTGGTTAAAATACTGCCGTCGAGTAAC
Protein-coding sequences here:
- a CDS encoding ABC transporter permease, which produces MSLLYYRQKQAWASLRKKPGFVGTVITTMGITLGALLCILTLAYVLIAKPLPYPDQERLYRVDSEFVDANKEGVGKAFTYPSLMHLYQKQTIFDESALLYFGEDVLTSSPAQPTMKTAFITPEWFNLLGVEMALGRTFEDSEALNTNNPVAILSYRTWQEEFSGDADILSQKVSFSGTSFSIIGVLSEDFIEPQIFTTGLNSQVFMPWDFNEAPENLRKSWSNINDTQLFIGKLNDKHSLSQAKQILTPLMNDVWQENVAGMDFFKGWSLTSEITSLQSVILGDNRDTVYMLLAGVIGLVLIACANIANLFMSRTAEQQRQLAIHAAIGASKKQLFKGLFAESGLLMALSIIIALVIALGGFEIMQHFLAQRLPRVDELSLNGFTLLCALAITLVLALFFAKLSANMINYRALNSTLQSSGKGSGIQVSHKVRQLLIISQVAIVTALVFVNISLFKDAVDTIDKPIGFETNNITSLVLAGATSTPPSREERKVIMQELKTKLAQLPQVEAISQSASPLSGFGIWAQVVVSTNERLVVETKPVDNNYFDLINQPLVEGRIFTDTEISNEVDVMLVNDVYARHLAGDESPLGMQITFGSPDDPASVIIGVVKGMTIPGRSERPMRAYPAAHLRGTRLMLKLKPGQSISRQQAAEIIAGVTSQYSLFELSSLDDRRDNLLFTQYTTAITSAILALLTFFLAAIGLYGILSYGTQMRRFEIGTRLAIGAKRKALIFMIIKDNSLALVTGIITGMILLLALYLGFPEELETYLQVQLIPVFALTLSLIAIISWFACYWPLRQLINRPAIHSLRGSE